A stretch of the Bos indicus isolate NIAB-ARS_2022 breed Sahiwal x Tharparkar chromosome 13, NIAB-ARS_B.indTharparkar_mat_pri_1.0, whole genome shotgun sequence genome encodes the following:
- the SIGLEC1 gene encoding sialoadhesin isoform X2, with product MDFLLQLLLLALPIPADLISWGVSSPETVKGMKGSCLVIPCTFSFPASVNVPDGITTIWYYDYSGRRQVVSHSTKPQLVEARFQGRAQMVGNPELRVCNLLLKDLQPEDSGSYNFRFEISEGNRWVDVKGTAVTVTEELIMPTVASPAELHEGMEVDFNCSTPYACLQEPVTLRWQGQDPARSTTSTLQKLEPTGIHHQETLHMALSWQDHGRTLSCQLSAANHKTQREIHLQVQYAPKGVEILLSPSGRNILPGDLVTLICQVNSSHPQVSSVQWVKDGTHLKNRSRVLQLPRAAWADAGVYTCEAGNGVGSSVSPPVSLHIFMAAVQVSPAGSILENQTVTLACNTPKEAPRELRYAWYKNHELMKATHSRILQLHSVTRADTGFYFCEVQNAQGRERSDPVSVVVRHPPLTPHLTAFLETQEGLVGILQCSVVSEPLASLVLSHEGLVLASTSGEGDQSPRFSVYSAPNSLRLEIRDLGPTDSGEYMCSATNSLGNSSSTLDFHANVARLLISPAAEVAEGQAVTLSCRSSLSPMSDTRFSWYRNGALLLEGPSSSLLLPVVSSTDAGSYHCRAQDGHGTSGLSSPAVLTVLYAPRRPTFTAQLDPDTAGAGQRGLLLCRVDSDPPAQLRLFHRGRVVASSLPSGGSCSACGSCSPRTKVTRAPNLLRVEIQDPVLEDEGVYLCEASNALGNASASANFNAQATVLVITPSHTLQEGTGANLTCRVSREAGGPANFTWFRDGALWAQGPLETLTLLPVARTDAALYACRILTEAGAQLSTPVVLQVLYPPDPPKLSALLDVDQGHTAVFVCTVDSRPPAQLALFHGEHLLATSPGPQLPSRGHLQAKTTANFLQLEVQDLSLKDSGSYRCEANNALGSSNTSLFFQVRGAWVQVSPSPELREGQAVVLSCQVPTGVLEGTSYRWYRDGQPLQEFTSATIRFAAITLSQAGAYHCQAQAPGSATTNLAAPVSLHVSYAPRQATLTTLMDTGPGRLGLLLCRVNSDPPAQLRLLHGDRLVTSTLQGVGELAGSSPRLQVAVAPNTLRLEIHNAVLEDEGVYTCEATNALGQALASATFDAQAVSVQVWPKATVQEGQLVNLTCLVWTTLTQLTYTWYQDGQQRPDAAQSIALPNVTVVDATSYSCGVLIPGQTLHRSRPVTLDVLYAPRSLRLTYLLESRGGQLALVLCTVDSRPPAQLVLSHAGRLLASSTTASVPNTLQLELWEPGPSDEGLYSCSAHSPLGQVNTSLELRLEVVQVTLAPSATVPEGAPITVSCEDPAARPPTLYAWYHNSRWLQEGPEASLSFPVVTRAHAGAYTCQVRDAQGTRSSRPTALHVLYAPRDAAVSSFWDSRSSPMAVVQCTVDSEPPAELALARNGKVLATSNGIPGLAVETGHVQVARNALRLRVQAVPSGDEDTYVCTARNLLGSVSTTLGQLQAEGVHVVAEPGLDVPEGAALNLSCQLPGGPGLMGNSTFTWFWNGQRLHTEPVPTVAFTHVARDQAGMYHCQAELPTGATASAPVTLRVLYPPKTPTMTVFVEPEGGIQGILDCRVDSEPLASLTLHLGSRLVASSQSKVAPAKPHIHVSVTPNALRVVIEELRPSDQGEYVCSASNSLGSASAATYFGTRALHRLQLFQQLLWVLGLLAGLLSLLLGLGAYYTWRRRKSPESVMTRTL from the exons ATGGACTTcctgctccagctcctcctcctggccTTACCCATCCCAGCAG ACCTGATCTCATGGGGCGTCTCCAGTCCCGAGACCGTGAAGGGTATGAAGGGGTCCTGCCTCGTCATCCCCTGCACCTTCAGCTTCCCTGCCAGTGTGAATGTGCCCGATGGCATCACAACCATCTGGTACTATGACTACTCAGGCAGACGGCAGGTAGTGAGTCACTCCACAAAGCCCCAGCTGGTGGAGGCCCGCTTCCAAGGCCGTGCCCAGATGGTGGGGAATCCTGAGCTCAGGGTGTGCAACCTGCTGCTGAAGGACCTGCAGCCTGAGGACTCAGGCTCCTACAACTTCCGCTTCGAGATCAGCGAGGGCAACCGCTGGGTAGATGTCAAAGGCACAGCAGTCACTGTGACAG AGGAGCTCATCATGCCCACCGTTGCCTCTCCGGCTGAGCTGCATGAGGGCATGGAGGTGGACTTCAACTGCTCCACTCCGTACGCGTGCCTGCAGGAGCCAGTCACCCTTCGGTGGCAAGGCCAGGACCCTGCCCGCTCCACCACCTCCACACTCCAGAAGCTTGAGCCCACGGGCATCCACCACCAGGAGACCCTCCACATGGCCCTGTCCTGGCAGGACCATGGCCGGACCTTGAGCTGCCAGCTCTCGGCAGCCAACCATAAGACTCAGCGTGAGATTCACCTCCAAGTGCAGT ATGCCCCCAAGGGTGTAGAAATCCTCCTCAGCCCCTCGGGGCGGAACATCCTTCCAGGGGATCTGGTCACACTCATCTGCCAGGTGAACAGCAGTCACCCTCAGGTCAGTTCTGTGCAGTGGGTCAAGGATGGGACGCACCTCAAAAACCGGAGTCGTGTACTACAGTTGCCCCGGGCAGCCTGGGCTGATGCTGGCGTCTACACCTGTGAAGCTGGGAATGGCGTGGGCTCTTCGGTCTCACCTCCTGTCAGCCTCCACATCTTCA TGGCTGCGGTCCAGGTGAGCCCAGCAGGCTCGATTCTGGAGAACCAGACTGTGACGCTGGCCTGCAACACACCGAAAGAAGCGCCCAGGGAGCTGCGCTACGCATGGTACAAAAACCACGAGCTGATGAAGGCCACCCACAGTCGCATCCTCCAGCTGCACTCAGTCACCAGGGCCGATACGGGCTTCTACTTCTGTGAGGTGCAGAATGCCCAGGGCAGAGAGCGCTCTGACCCAGTCAGCGTGGTGGTCCGCC acccacccctcaccccacaccTAACTGCCTTCCTGGAGACGCAGGAGGGACTGGTGGGCATCCTCCAGTGCTCTGTGGTCAGCGAGCCCCTGGCTTCTCTGGTGTTGTCACATGAGGGCCTCGTCCTCGCCTCAACTTCCGGAGAGGGTGACCAGAGCCCACGCTTCAGTGTCTACTCTGCCCCAAACTCCCTGCGCCTGGAGATTCGAGACCTGGGGCCAACAGACAGTGGGGAGTACATGTGCTCAGCCACCAATTCCCTTGGGAATTCATCCTCCACCCTGGACTTCCATGCCAATG TGGCCCGCCTCCTCATCAGCCCAGCAGCAGAAGTGGCAGAAGGGCAGGCGGTAACACTTAGCTGTAGGAGCAGCCTGAGCCCAATGTCTGACACCCGCTTCTCCTGGTACCGGAATGGGGCCCTGCTTCTTGAGGGGCCCAGCAGCAGCCTCCTGCTCCCTGTGGTCTCCAGCACTGATGCCGGCTCATACCACTGTCGGGCCCAGGATGGCCATGGCACCAGCGGGCTCTCCTCACCTGCTGTCCTCACCGTCCTCT ATGCCCCACGCCGGCCCACGTTCACTGCCCAGCTGGACCCTGACACCGCCGGAGCCGGTCAACGAGGCCTCCTGTTGTGCCGTGTGGACAGCGACCCCCCGGCCCAGCTGCGGCTGTTCCACAGGGGTCGAGTGGTGGCCTCTTCCCTGCCATCAGGGGGCAGCTGTAGTGCCTGCGGGAGCTGTTCCCCACGCACAAAGGTTACCAGAGCCCCCAACCTGTTGCGGGTAGAGATCCAAGACCCGGTGCTGGAGGACGAGGGCGTGTACCTCTGCGAGGCCAGCAACGCCCTGGGCAACGCCTCTGCCTCAGCAAACTTCAATGCCCAGG CCACCGTCCTGGTCATCACACCGTCGCACACGTTGCAGGAAGGCACTGGAGCCAACCTGACTTGCAGGGTGAGCCGGGAAGCTGGCGGCCCTGCCAACTTCACCTGGTTCCGAGATGGGGCCCTGTGGGCCCAGGGCCCCCTAGAGACCCTGACGCTGCTGCCTGTGGCCAGAACAGATGCCGCCCTGTATGCCTGCCGCATCCTTACCGAGGCCGGTGCCCAGCTCTCCACCCCTGTGGTCCTGCAAGTGCTCT ACCCTCCAGACCCTCCAAAGCTGTCTGCTCTCCTGGATGTGGACCAGGGCCACACAGCTGTGTTTGTCTGCACTGTGGACAGTCGCCCTCCTGCCCAGCTGGCACTGTTCCACGGCGAGCACCTCTTGGCCaccagcccagggccccagctTCCATCCCGTGGCCACCTCCAGGCCAAAACCACAGCCAACTTCCTGCAGCTAGAGGTCCAAGACTTGAGCCTTAAGGACTCTGGCAGCTACCGCTGTGAGGCCAACAATGCCCTGGGATCATCTAACACTTCCCTTTTCTTCCAGGTCCGAG GAGCCTGGGTCCAGGTGTCACCATCGCCTGAGCTCCGGGAGGGCCAGGCTGTGGTCCTGAGCTGCCAAGTACCCACAGGGGTCCTGGAGGGGACCTCATACCGTTGGTACCGAGATGGCCAGCCCCTCCAGGAGTTCACCTCAGCCACAATCCGTTTTGCAGCCATAACTTTGAGCCAAGCTGGGGCCTACCATTGCCAAGCCCAGGCTCCCGGCTCAGCCACCACGAACCTGGCAGCCCCGGTCAGCCTCCATGTGTCTT ATGCCCCTCGCCAGGCCACACTCACTACCCTCATGGACACAGGCCCTGGGCGACTGGGCCTCCTCCTGTGCCGTGTGAACAGTGACCCTCCAGCCCAGCTACGACTGCTTCACGGGGACCGCCTCGTGACCTCTACCCTGCAAGGAGTGGGGGAGCTTGCGGGGAGCTCTCCCCGGCTACAGGTGGCTGTGGCCCCCAACACGCTGCGCCTGGAGATTCACAATGCAGTGCTGGAGGATGAAGGCGTCTATACCTGCGAGGCCACCAACGCCCTAGGCCAGGCCTTGGCCTCAGCCACCTTTGATGCCCAAG ctGTGAGTGTGCAGGTGTGGCCCAAAGCCACCGTGCAGGAGGGGCAGCTGGTGAACCTCACCTGCCTTGTATGGACCACTCTGACCCAGCTCACCTACACATGGTACCAAGATGGGCAGCAGCGCCCAGATGCTGCCCAGTCCATCGCCCTCCCCAATGTCACGGTCGTGGACGCCACCTCCTACAGCTGCGGCGTGTTGATCCCTGGCCAGACGCTCCATCGCTCTAGGCCTGTCACCCTGGATGTCCTCT ATGCACCCCGCAGCCTGCGCCTGACCTATCTCCTGGAGAGCCGTGGCGGGCAGCTTGCCCTGGTGCTGTGCACCGTGGACAGCCGTCCACCTGCTCAGCTGGTCCTCAGCCATGCTGGCCGCCTCCTGGCCTCCTCGACCACAGCCTCAGTCCCCAACACCCTGCAGCTGGAGCTGTGGGAGCCCGGGCCCAGCGATGAGGGTCTCTACAGCTGCTCAGCCCACAGTCCTCTGGGTCAGGTCAACACATCCTTAGAGCTGCGGCTAGAGG TTGTGCAGGTGACCCTGGCTCCATCAGCCACTGTGCCCGAGGGAGCCCCTATCACAGTGAGCTGTGAAGACCCTGCTGCCCGCCCACCCACCCTCTATGCCTGGTACCACAATAGCCGTTGGCTGCAGGAGGGGCCAGaggcctctctctccttcccgGTGGTTACACGGGCTCACGCAGGAGCCTATACCTGTCAGGTCCGGGATGCCCAGGGTACACGCAGCTCCCGGCCCACAGCGCTGCATGTCCTCT ATGCCCCCCGGGACGCCGCTGTGTCCTCCTTCTGGGACTCAAGGAGCAGCCCCATGGCTGTGGTACAGTGCACCGTGGACAGTGAGCCGCCTGCCGAGCTGGCCCTGGCCCGCAATGGCAAAGTTCTGGCCACCAGCAACGGCATCCCTGGCTTGGCAGTGGAGACGGGCCATGTCCAGGTGGCCCGCAATGCCCTGCGGCTGCGAGTGCAAGCTGTGCCCTCAGGGGACGAGGACACCTACGTCTGCACGGCTCGCAACTTGCTGGGCTCAGTCAGCACCACCTTGGGGCAGCTGCAGGCAGAAG GTGTGCATGTGGTGGCCGAGCCAGGGCTAGATGTGCCCGAGGGCGCAGCACTGAACTTGAGTTGTCAGCTCCCTGGTGGCCCTGGGCTCATGGGCAACTCCACCTTCACTTGGTTCTGGAATGGCCAGCGACTACACACGGAGCCTGTGCCCACCGTCGCCTTCACCCACGTGGCCCGCGACCAAGCTGGGATGTACCACTGCCAGGCTGAGCTCCCCACTGGGGCCACCGCCTCTGCTCCAGTTACCCTCCGGGTGCTCT ATCCCCCCAAGACACCCACGATGACGGTTTTTGTGGAGCCTGAGGGTGGCATCCAAGGCATTCTGGACTGCCGAGTAGACAGCGAGCCCCTGGCCAGCCTGACCCTCCACCTTGGCAGTCGGCTGGTGGCCTCTAGCCAGTCCAAGGTTGCTCCTGCCAAGCCACACATCCATGTCTCAGTCACCCCCAATGCCTTGAGGGTGGTCATAGAGGAGCTGAGGCCCAGTGACCAGGGGGAATATGTGTGCTCTGCCTCTAATTCCCTGGGCTCTGCCTCTGCTGCCACCTACTTTGGAACCAGAG CCCTGCACCGCCTGCAGCTGTTCCAGCAGCTCCTCTGGGTCCTGGGACTGCTGGCTGGCCTTCTCTCCCTTCTGCTGGGCCTGGGGGCCTACTACACCTGGAG GAGGAGGAAGTCACCAGAATCTGTGATGACTCGGACCCTGTGA
- the SIGLEC1 gene encoding sialoadhesin isoform X1 encodes MDFLLQLLLLALPIPADLISWGVSSPETVKGMKGSCLVIPCTFSFPASVNVPDGITTIWYYDYSGRRQVVSHSTKPQLVEARFQGRAQMVGNPELRVCNLLLKDLQPEDSGSYNFRFEISEGNRWVDVKGTAVTVTEELIMPTVASPAELHEGMEVDFNCSTPYACLQEPVTLRWQGQDPARSTTSTLQKLEPTGIHHQETLHMALSWQDHGRTLSCQLSAANHKTQREIHLQVQYAPKGVEILLSPSGRNILPGDLVTLICQVNSSHPQVSSVQWVKDGTHLKNRSRVLQLPRAAWADAGVYTCEAGNGVGSSVSPPVSLHIFMAAVQVSPAGSILENQTVTLACNTPKEAPRELRYAWYKNHELMKATHSRILQLHSVTRADTGFYFCEVQNAQGRERSDPVSVVVRHPPLTPHLTAFLETQEGLVGILQCSVVSEPLASLVLSHEGLVLASTSGEGDQSPRFSVYSAPNSLRLEIRDLGPTDSGEYMCSATNSLGNSSSTLDFHANVARLLISPAAEVAEGQAVTLSCRSSLSPMSDTRFSWYRNGALLLEGPSSSLLLPVVSSTDAGSYHCRAQDGHGTSGLSSPAVLTVLYAPRRPTFTAQLDPDTAGAGQRGLLLCRVDSDPPAQLRLFHRGRVVASSLPSGGSCSACGSCSPRTKVTRAPNLLRVEIQDPVLEDEGVYLCEASNALGNASASANFNAQATVLVITPSHTLQEGTGANLTCRVSREAGGPANFTWFRDGALWAQGPLETLTLLPVARTDAALYACRILTEAGAQLSTPVVLQVLYPPDPPKLSALLDVDQGHTAVFVCTVDSRPPAQLALFHGEHLLATSPGPQLPSRGHLQAKTTANFLQLEVQDLSLKDSGSYRCEANNALGSSNTSLFFQVRGAWVQVSPSPELREGQAVVLSCQVPTGVLEGTSYRWYRDGQPLQEFTSATIRFAAITLSQAGAYHCQAQAPGSATTNLAAPVSLHVSYAPRQATLTTLMDTGPGRLGLLLCRVNSDPPAQLRLLHGDRLVTSTLQGVGELAGSSPRLQVAVAPNTLRLEIHNAVLEDEGVYTCEATNALGQALASATFDAQAVSVQVWPKATVQEGQLVNLTCLVWTTLTQLTYTWYQDGQQRPDAAQSIALPNVTVVDATSYSCGVLIPGQTLHRSRPVTLDVLYAPRSLRLTYLLESRGGQLALVLCTVDSRPPAQLVLSHAGRLLASSTTASVPNTLQLELWEPGPSDEGLYSCSAHSPLGQVNTSLELRLEVVQVTLAPSATVPEGAPITVSCEDPAARPPTLYAWYHNSRWLQEGPEASLSFPVVTRAHAGAYTCQVRDAQGTRSSRPTALHVLYAPRDAAVSSFWDSRSSPMAVVQCTVDSEPPAELALARNGKVLATSNGIPGLAVETGHVQVARNALRLRVQAVPSGDEDTYVCTARNLLGSVSTTLGQLQAEGVHVVAEPGLDVPEGAALNLSCQLPGGPGLMGNSTFTWFWNGQRLHTEPVPTVAFTHVARDQAGMYHCQAELPTGATASAPVTLRVLYPPKTPTMTVFVEPEGGIQGILDCRVDSEPLASLTLHLGSRLVASSQSKVAPAKPHIHVSVTPNALRVVIEELRPSDQGEYVCSASNSLGSASAATYFGTRALHRLQLFQQLLWVLGLLAGLLSLLLGLGAYYTWRRRNFHKLREGENSVEMASQKETMQEEEVTRICDDSDPVNNAALGPDSL; translated from the exons ATGGACTTcctgctccagctcctcctcctggccTTACCCATCCCAGCAG ACCTGATCTCATGGGGCGTCTCCAGTCCCGAGACCGTGAAGGGTATGAAGGGGTCCTGCCTCGTCATCCCCTGCACCTTCAGCTTCCCTGCCAGTGTGAATGTGCCCGATGGCATCACAACCATCTGGTACTATGACTACTCAGGCAGACGGCAGGTAGTGAGTCACTCCACAAAGCCCCAGCTGGTGGAGGCCCGCTTCCAAGGCCGTGCCCAGATGGTGGGGAATCCTGAGCTCAGGGTGTGCAACCTGCTGCTGAAGGACCTGCAGCCTGAGGACTCAGGCTCCTACAACTTCCGCTTCGAGATCAGCGAGGGCAACCGCTGGGTAGATGTCAAAGGCACAGCAGTCACTGTGACAG AGGAGCTCATCATGCCCACCGTTGCCTCTCCGGCTGAGCTGCATGAGGGCATGGAGGTGGACTTCAACTGCTCCACTCCGTACGCGTGCCTGCAGGAGCCAGTCACCCTTCGGTGGCAAGGCCAGGACCCTGCCCGCTCCACCACCTCCACACTCCAGAAGCTTGAGCCCACGGGCATCCACCACCAGGAGACCCTCCACATGGCCCTGTCCTGGCAGGACCATGGCCGGACCTTGAGCTGCCAGCTCTCGGCAGCCAACCATAAGACTCAGCGTGAGATTCACCTCCAAGTGCAGT ATGCCCCCAAGGGTGTAGAAATCCTCCTCAGCCCCTCGGGGCGGAACATCCTTCCAGGGGATCTGGTCACACTCATCTGCCAGGTGAACAGCAGTCACCCTCAGGTCAGTTCTGTGCAGTGGGTCAAGGATGGGACGCACCTCAAAAACCGGAGTCGTGTACTACAGTTGCCCCGGGCAGCCTGGGCTGATGCTGGCGTCTACACCTGTGAAGCTGGGAATGGCGTGGGCTCTTCGGTCTCACCTCCTGTCAGCCTCCACATCTTCA TGGCTGCGGTCCAGGTGAGCCCAGCAGGCTCGATTCTGGAGAACCAGACTGTGACGCTGGCCTGCAACACACCGAAAGAAGCGCCCAGGGAGCTGCGCTACGCATGGTACAAAAACCACGAGCTGATGAAGGCCACCCACAGTCGCATCCTCCAGCTGCACTCAGTCACCAGGGCCGATACGGGCTTCTACTTCTGTGAGGTGCAGAATGCCCAGGGCAGAGAGCGCTCTGACCCAGTCAGCGTGGTGGTCCGCC acccacccctcaccccacaccTAACTGCCTTCCTGGAGACGCAGGAGGGACTGGTGGGCATCCTCCAGTGCTCTGTGGTCAGCGAGCCCCTGGCTTCTCTGGTGTTGTCACATGAGGGCCTCGTCCTCGCCTCAACTTCCGGAGAGGGTGACCAGAGCCCACGCTTCAGTGTCTACTCTGCCCCAAACTCCCTGCGCCTGGAGATTCGAGACCTGGGGCCAACAGACAGTGGGGAGTACATGTGCTCAGCCACCAATTCCCTTGGGAATTCATCCTCCACCCTGGACTTCCATGCCAATG TGGCCCGCCTCCTCATCAGCCCAGCAGCAGAAGTGGCAGAAGGGCAGGCGGTAACACTTAGCTGTAGGAGCAGCCTGAGCCCAATGTCTGACACCCGCTTCTCCTGGTACCGGAATGGGGCCCTGCTTCTTGAGGGGCCCAGCAGCAGCCTCCTGCTCCCTGTGGTCTCCAGCACTGATGCCGGCTCATACCACTGTCGGGCCCAGGATGGCCATGGCACCAGCGGGCTCTCCTCACCTGCTGTCCTCACCGTCCTCT ATGCCCCACGCCGGCCCACGTTCACTGCCCAGCTGGACCCTGACACCGCCGGAGCCGGTCAACGAGGCCTCCTGTTGTGCCGTGTGGACAGCGACCCCCCGGCCCAGCTGCGGCTGTTCCACAGGGGTCGAGTGGTGGCCTCTTCCCTGCCATCAGGGGGCAGCTGTAGTGCCTGCGGGAGCTGTTCCCCACGCACAAAGGTTACCAGAGCCCCCAACCTGTTGCGGGTAGAGATCCAAGACCCGGTGCTGGAGGACGAGGGCGTGTACCTCTGCGAGGCCAGCAACGCCCTGGGCAACGCCTCTGCCTCAGCAAACTTCAATGCCCAGG CCACCGTCCTGGTCATCACACCGTCGCACACGTTGCAGGAAGGCACTGGAGCCAACCTGACTTGCAGGGTGAGCCGGGAAGCTGGCGGCCCTGCCAACTTCACCTGGTTCCGAGATGGGGCCCTGTGGGCCCAGGGCCCCCTAGAGACCCTGACGCTGCTGCCTGTGGCCAGAACAGATGCCGCCCTGTATGCCTGCCGCATCCTTACCGAGGCCGGTGCCCAGCTCTCCACCCCTGTGGTCCTGCAAGTGCTCT ACCCTCCAGACCCTCCAAAGCTGTCTGCTCTCCTGGATGTGGACCAGGGCCACACAGCTGTGTTTGTCTGCACTGTGGACAGTCGCCCTCCTGCCCAGCTGGCACTGTTCCACGGCGAGCACCTCTTGGCCaccagcccagggccccagctTCCATCCCGTGGCCACCTCCAGGCCAAAACCACAGCCAACTTCCTGCAGCTAGAGGTCCAAGACTTGAGCCTTAAGGACTCTGGCAGCTACCGCTGTGAGGCCAACAATGCCCTGGGATCATCTAACACTTCCCTTTTCTTCCAGGTCCGAG GAGCCTGGGTCCAGGTGTCACCATCGCCTGAGCTCCGGGAGGGCCAGGCTGTGGTCCTGAGCTGCCAAGTACCCACAGGGGTCCTGGAGGGGACCTCATACCGTTGGTACCGAGATGGCCAGCCCCTCCAGGAGTTCACCTCAGCCACAATCCGTTTTGCAGCCATAACTTTGAGCCAAGCTGGGGCCTACCATTGCCAAGCCCAGGCTCCCGGCTCAGCCACCACGAACCTGGCAGCCCCGGTCAGCCTCCATGTGTCTT ATGCCCCTCGCCAGGCCACACTCACTACCCTCATGGACACAGGCCCTGGGCGACTGGGCCTCCTCCTGTGCCGTGTGAACAGTGACCCTCCAGCCCAGCTACGACTGCTTCACGGGGACCGCCTCGTGACCTCTACCCTGCAAGGAGTGGGGGAGCTTGCGGGGAGCTCTCCCCGGCTACAGGTGGCTGTGGCCCCCAACACGCTGCGCCTGGAGATTCACAATGCAGTGCTGGAGGATGAAGGCGTCTATACCTGCGAGGCCACCAACGCCCTAGGCCAGGCCTTGGCCTCAGCCACCTTTGATGCCCAAG ctGTGAGTGTGCAGGTGTGGCCCAAAGCCACCGTGCAGGAGGGGCAGCTGGTGAACCTCACCTGCCTTGTATGGACCACTCTGACCCAGCTCACCTACACATGGTACCAAGATGGGCAGCAGCGCCCAGATGCTGCCCAGTCCATCGCCCTCCCCAATGTCACGGTCGTGGACGCCACCTCCTACAGCTGCGGCGTGTTGATCCCTGGCCAGACGCTCCATCGCTCTAGGCCTGTCACCCTGGATGTCCTCT ATGCACCCCGCAGCCTGCGCCTGACCTATCTCCTGGAGAGCCGTGGCGGGCAGCTTGCCCTGGTGCTGTGCACCGTGGACAGCCGTCCACCTGCTCAGCTGGTCCTCAGCCATGCTGGCCGCCTCCTGGCCTCCTCGACCACAGCCTCAGTCCCCAACACCCTGCAGCTGGAGCTGTGGGAGCCCGGGCCCAGCGATGAGGGTCTCTACAGCTGCTCAGCCCACAGTCCTCTGGGTCAGGTCAACACATCCTTAGAGCTGCGGCTAGAGG TTGTGCAGGTGACCCTGGCTCCATCAGCCACTGTGCCCGAGGGAGCCCCTATCACAGTGAGCTGTGAAGACCCTGCTGCCCGCCCACCCACCCTCTATGCCTGGTACCACAATAGCCGTTGGCTGCAGGAGGGGCCAGaggcctctctctccttcccgGTGGTTACACGGGCTCACGCAGGAGCCTATACCTGTCAGGTCCGGGATGCCCAGGGTACACGCAGCTCCCGGCCCACAGCGCTGCATGTCCTCT ATGCCCCCCGGGACGCCGCTGTGTCCTCCTTCTGGGACTCAAGGAGCAGCCCCATGGCTGTGGTACAGTGCACCGTGGACAGTGAGCCGCCTGCCGAGCTGGCCCTGGCCCGCAATGGCAAAGTTCTGGCCACCAGCAACGGCATCCCTGGCTTGGCAGTGGAGACGGGCCATGTCCAGGTGGCCCGCAATGCCCTGCGGCTGCGAGTGCAAGCTGTGCCCTCAGGGGACGAGGACACCTACGTCTGCACGGCTCGCAACTTGCTGGGCTCAGTCAGCACCACCTTGGGGCAGCTGCAGGCAGAAG GTGTGCATGTGGTGGCCGAGCCAGGGCTAGATGTGCCCGAGGGCGCAGCACTGAACTTGAGTTGTCAGCTCCCTGGTGGCCCTGGGCTCATGGGCAACTCCACCTTCACTTGGTTCTGGAATGGCCAGCGACTACACACGGAGCCTGTGCCCACCGTCGCCTTCACCCACGTGGCCCGCGACCAAGCTGGGATGTACCACTGCCAGGCTGAGCTCCCCACTGGGGCCACCGCCTCTGCTCCAGTTACCCTCCGGGTGCTCT ATCCCCCCAAGACACCCACGATGACGGTTTTTGTGGAGCCTGAGGGTGGCATCCAAGGCATTCTGGACTGCCGAGTAGACAGCGAGCCCCTGGCCAGCCTGACCCTCCACCTTGGCAGTCGGCTGGTGGCCTCTAGCCAGTCCAAGGTTGCTCCTGCCAAGCCACACATCCATGTCTCAGTCACCCCCAATGCCTTGAGGGTGGTCATAGAGGAGCTGAGGCCCAGTGACCAGGGGGAATATGTGTGCTCTGCCTCTAATTCCCTGGGCTCTGCCTCTGCTGCCACCTACTTTGGAACCAGAG CCCTGCACCGCCTGCAGCTGTTCCAGCAGCTCCTCTGGGTCCTGGGACTGCTGGCTGGCCTTCTCTCCCTTCTGCTGGGCCTGGGGGCCTACTACACCTGGAG AAGGAGGAATTTTCATAAGCTGAGAGAGGGTGAAAATTCAGTGGAGATGGCTTCTCAGAAGGAAACCATGCAG GAGGAGGAAGTCACCAGAATCTGTGATGACTCGGACCCTGTGAACAATGCAGCGTTGGGTCCTGACTCCCTCTGA